A genomic window from Streptomyces sp. NBC_01429 includes:
- a CDS encoding phosphotransferase, whose protein sequence is MLRRYRHGGPTGLEARLMTHLAACGYPVPKVYETTATDMVLERLAGPTMLDVLARRPWRVAGLGRMLGGLHDRLHALPAPEWLPRRFGTAGDDRVLHLDLHPGNVLLTGRGPMVIDWCNAGAGDPAADVAMTLVTVGGAEVPQLTARLGRRLFLRGMRRGCGTEPAGRAQEVIEAKLADPNLTPAEAAWLRRRADGRAAR, encoded by the coding sequence GTGCTGCGGCGGTACCGACACGGGGGGCCGACCGGTCTGGAGGCGCGGTTGATGACGCATCTGGCGGCCTGCGGATATCCCGTTCCGAAGGTGTACGAGACCACAGCCACCGACATGGTTCTGGAACGGCTGGCCGGGCCGACCATGCTGGACGTGCTGGCCAGGCGCCCGTGGCGGGTCGCCGGGCTCGGTCGCATGCTGGGCGGTCTCCACGACCGGCTGCACGCGCTGCCGGCGCCGGAGTGGCTGCCCAGACGGTTCGGTACGGCGGGTGATGACCGGGTGCTGCACCTGGACCTGCATCCCGGCAACGTTCTTCTGACCGGGCGGGGCCCGATGGTGATCGACTGGTGCAACGCGGGCGCCGGTGATCCCGCCGCCGATGTGGCGATGACCCTCGTGACGGTCGGCGGCGCTGAGGTTCCCCAGCTCACCGCGCGCCTGGGACGGCGCCTGTTTCTGCGCGGCATGCGCAGGGGGTGCGGGACCGAACCCGCGGGACGGGCCCAAGAGGTGATCGAGGCCAAGCTGGCCGACCCCAACCTGACGCCTGCGGAGGCCGCGTGGCTGCGGCGCCGTGCCGACGGTCGGGCAGCCCGCTGA
- a CDS encoding aldo/keto reductase produces the protein MQYRTLGNSGILVSNLALGTMNFGTEETSQEEAFTQLDAFIAAGGNLIDTADVYNGGIAEATVGEWIAARPRDITDRAVIATKGRVRTGDDVNDVGLSRRHLDRALTTSLRRLGTDTIDLYQLHAWDPLTPVEETLSFLDSAVRAGRIRYVGLSNFTGWQLQLAVSTARAHGYQLPVSLQAQYNLATRETEWEMLPAARHNGLGVLAWSPLASGFLTGKYTRDAARTPDTRAGEDNPLYQYTSSNYETSDRTWNAVDAVRRVAEDTGVTPAQVALSWVADRPGVVSAIVGARTVRQLTGSLAAADLHLEADALATLDSASDPNPAPYPYGPFGSAQRRRVASGTEALGELIQAHQAGTEARTSGS, from the coding sequence ATGCAGTACCGCACCCTCGGAAACAGCGGCATCCTCGTCTCCAACCTGGCCCTGGGCACCATGAACTTCGGGACCGAGGAGACCTCCCAGGAGGAGGCGTTCACCCAGCTGGACGCCTTCATCGCGGCCGGTGGCAACCTCATCGACACCGCCGATGTCTACAACGGAGGCATCGCGGAGGCGACCGTCGGCGAGTGGATCGCCGCCCGCCCGCGCGACATCACCGACCGCGCCGTCATCGCCACCAAGGGCCGCGTGCGGACGGGTGACGACGTCAACGACGTCGGCCTCTCCCGCCGCCACCTCGACCGCGCGCTCACCACTTCCCTGCGCCGGCTCGGGACCGACACCATCGACCTCTACCAGCTCCACGCCTGGGACCCGCTGACCCCCGTCGAGGAGACGCTCTCGTTCCTCGACTCCGCGGTCCGCGCCGGGCGGATCCGTTACGTGGGCCTGTCGAACTTCACCGGATGGCAGCTCCAGCTCGCCGTCTCCACCGCCCGCGCCCACGGCTACCAGCTCCCGGTGAGCCTCCAGGCGCAGTACAACCTCGCCACCCGCGAGACCGAGTGGGAGATGCTGCCCGCGGCGAGGCACAACGGCCTCGGCGTCCTGGCCTGGTCGCCCCTGGCGAGCGGGTTCCTCACCGGCAAGTACACGCGCGACGCGGCACGGACACCCGACACCCGCGCGGGCGAGGACAACCCGCTGTACCAGTACACGTCGTCGAACTACGAGACCTCGGACCGCACCTGGAACGCGGTGGACGCCGTCCGCCGGGTCGCCGAGGACACCGGCGTCACGCCCGCCCAGGTGGCACTCAGCTGGGTCGCCGACCGTCCCGGCGTCGTGTCCGCCATCGTCGGCGCCCGCACCGTCCGGCAGCTCACCGGCAGCCTCGCCGCGGCCGACCTGCACCTGGAGGCCGACGCCCTCGCCACCCTCGACTCCGCCAGCGACCCGAACCCGGCGCCCTACCCGTACGGCCCGTTCGGCTCGGCGCAGCGCCGCCGTGTGGCGAGCGGCACCGAGGCCCTCGGCGAACTCATCCAGGCGCACCAGGCAGGCACGGAAGCCAGGACGTCCGGGAGCTGA
- a CDS encoding helix-turn-helix transcriptional regulator, with translation MDNREEIRAFLKSRRDKITPEQVGLPTYGNRRVTGLRRSEVAVLAGVSVEYYTRLERGNLGGVSDSVLEALSQALRLDDIERTHLHDLARAAQAAPGRARRRPVPSAAPAAVRPAVRRIVEGMPRLPAFVQNNRFDVLFANPLARALYSEMYADPAAGANTTRFVFYSPAARRFYTDWERVARGAVGALRIEAGKNPYDRELSNLIGELSTRSDTFRVLWGAHDVHVFREGTKRFRHPVVGDLALDHQAMILPGESGQSVVVYSAPAGTAAEDGLKLLASWSVTADDARHAPAGADSSDADDPEAEEPSPGPRV, from the coding sequence ATGGACAACCGGGAGGAAATCCGCGCGTTTCTGAAGTCGCGCCGGGACAAGATCACACCCGAGCAGGTGGGGCTGCCGACGTACGGCAACCGCCGGGTGACGGGGCTGCGCCGCAGCGAGGTCGCGGTCCTGGCCGGAGTGAGCGTGGAGTACTACACGCGTCTGGAGCGCGGGAACCTCGGCGGTGTCTCCGACAGCGTCCTGGAGGCCCTGTCCCAGGCCCTGCGCCTGGACGACATCGAGCGCACCCACCTGCACGACCTGGCCCGCGCCGCGCAGGCCGCGCCGGGCCGCGCGCGGCGTCGGCCCGTACCGTCGGCGGCTCCGGCTGCCGTGCGGCCGGCGGTGCGGCGCATCGTCGAGGGGATGCCGCGGCTGCCGGCGTTCGTGCAGAACAACCGCTTCGACGTCCTGTTCGCCAATCCGCTGGCCCGCGCGCTCTACTCGGAGATGTACGCCGATCCCGCCGCCGGGGCGAACACCACCCGGTTCGTGTTCTACAGCCCCGCCGCGAGGCGCTTCTACACCGACTGGGAGCGCGTGGCCCGGGGCGCGGTGGGCGCGCTGCGCATCGAAGCGGGCAAGAACCCCTACGACCGTGAGCTGTCGAACCTCATCGGTGAGCTGTCCACCCGCAGCGACACCTTCCGCGTCCTGTGGGGCGCCCATGACGTGCACGTCTTCCGCGAGGGGACGAAGCGGTTCAGGCATCCGGTCGTCGGGGACCTGGCGCTCGACCACCAGGCGATGATCCTGCCCGGCGAATCCGGACAGTCCGTGGTCGTCTACAGCGCCCCGGCCGGTACCGCCGCCGAGGACGGGCTGAAGCTCCTGGCGAGCTGGTCCGTCACCGCAGACGACGCGCGGCACGCCCCGGCGGGCGCCGACAGCTCGGACGCCGACGATCCGGAAGCCGAAGAGCCGTCCCCCGGTCCCCGTGTTTGA